CACGACGTGGCGGTCCGCCCCGCTGACGACCAGGTGCGTCTGCTTGTCCACGCGGATCTCGATCCCTTCCGGGATGTCGAACTCGACCGGATGGGAGTAGCCGAGACTGAGCTGGAGCTTCTTCCCCGCCACGGCCGCCCGGTACCCGATGCCGATGATGTCGAGCTCGCGCGTGAATCCCTCCGTCACGCCGCGGACGGCGTTCGCCAGCAGGGCGCGGATCAGGCCGTGAAGGGCCTTCTTCTGCTTCGAATCGCCGTCGCGGGCGACCCGCAGCTCTTCCCCGGCGAGGCTCGCGGTGATTCCCGGGGGCAGCGGCGTCAGGAGCTTCGCTTTCGCGCCGCCCACGAGAACGCCCTTCCCGTCCACCTGGATGGTCACTCCCTTGGGGACCTTGATCACCTGCCGGCCGATGCGCGACACGCTCTTCCTCCTACCAGATGTTGCAGAGAATCTCGCCGCCGACGCCGACCCGGCGGCATTCCTCGCCGGACATCAGGCCTCGCGAGGTCGAGAGAATCGCCACGCCGAGCCCGCCCAGCACCGGGGGGATCTCGTCCTTCGCGCAGTAGACGCGCCGGCCGGGACGGCTGACCCTCTCGAGTCCGGCGAGAGCCGGCTCCCCCTCGGGGGTATAGCGCAAAGCGATCCGGATCACGGGAAACCCTTCTTTCGGCCGCACGACCGCCACCGCCTCCACGAAGCCCTCCTTCTTGAGGATCTTCGCCAGATGCTCCTTCAGGTTCGAGTGCGGAATCTCGACGCGGGGATGGCGGGCGCGGACGCCGTTTCGGATCCGGGTCAGCATGTCGGCGATCGGATCGGTCATGCTCATGGCTTCCATGCACCTTTCTTGAAATCGCTCCGTCTCTTGAAATCGCTCCGCCCGCCGGAGTCGTCCGCCCGGCTCAGCCCGGGCTTCGGGAGCTTACCAGCTCGCTTTGACGACGCCCGGGACCATTCCTTCCAGAGCCAGCTTCCTGAAGCAGATTCGGCAGAGGCCGAATTTCCGCAGGAAGCCGCGCGGCCGGCCGCAATGGCGGCAGCGGTTGTAGCGGCGGACCTTGAACTTCGGCTTGCGGATCTGCTTCGCGCGCATGGCGGCGGTTGCCAAGATGACCTCCGTTCCTCAGTCCTTCCGAAAAGGCAGTCCCAGGAGGGTCAGAAGGTTCTTTCCCTCTTCGTCGGTCCGGGCCGTCGTGACGATCGAGACGTTCACTCCCCGGACGCGATCCACCTTCTGGTAGTTCACCTCCGGGAAGATGAGCTGGTCCTTGACGCCGAGCGTGTAATTGCCGCGCCCGTCGAACGATCGCGAGGAGACTCCCCGGAAGTCCCGGACGCGGGGCAGCGCGATCGACACCAGCCGATCGAAGAACTCGTACATCCGGGCGCCGCGGAGCGTCACCTGGCAGCCGATCGGCATGCCGGCGCGGATCTTGAAGTTGGCGATCGACTTCTTGGCGCGCGTCACCGCCGCCTTCTGCCCCGCGATGAGCGTGAGTTGCTCCGAGGCGTTGTCGAGGAGCTTGATGTTCTGGACGGCGTCTCCGACGCCCATGTTCAGGACGATCATGCTGAGCCGGGGAACCGCCATCCGGTTCTTGTAGCCGAACCGCTCGATCATCGTGGGCACGATCTCTTGATCGTACCGTCCCTTGAGTCGCGCCGTCGCCATCTTCGCTCCGCTCGCCCCGGCGGCTGCCGCCCGGGCTACTTGTCCAGGATCCCCTTGCACTTCTTGCAGACCCGCACTTTCTTCCCGTCCTCGAGAATCGTATGCCCCACCCGAGTCGGCTCGCCGCATTCCGAGCAGACCACCTTCAGGTTGCTGAGGTGGATGCTCGATTCGCGCTCCACGATCCCCCCCTTGACGTTCTTCGAGGGATTCGGGCGGGTGTGACGCTTGACGAACGCCACGCCCTCCACCACCGCGCGCCCCTTGGCGGGGATGACGCGCAGGACCCGGCCGGTCTTGCCCCGGTCCTTTCCCGCGAGCACCCTGACCTTGTCTTCCTTCTTCAAGAACAACGCGGGCATCGGACCTCCTACAGGACTTCCGGGGCCAGGGAGAGGATCTTCATGAAGTTCTTCTCCCGCAGCTCCCGCGCGACGGGGCCGAAGATGCGCGTGCCGATCGGCTCCCCCGCATCGTTGATCAGGACGGCCGCGTTCTCGTCGAAGCGGATGCACGTGCCATCGCTGCGGCGCTGGCACTTGCTCATCCGGACAATGACGGCCCGGACCACCTGCCCCTTCTTGATGTTCCCCTCGGGCACCGCCTCCTTCACCGAGGCGGTGATCACGTCGCCGATGCGGCCGATGAGATTCACCGAGCGCCCCCGAAGATGGATGCAGCTGATGCGCCGGGCGCCGGAGTTGTCGGCGACCTCGAGCATCGTGCGCATCTGGATCATGGCTCGCCCCCTCCCCTCTCGTCTAGACGCGCTCCGCCCGGGTGATTACGGACCGGAGACTCCATCGCTTCCGGGCGCTGCGGGGCCGATCCGCCACGATCGTCACGCGATCTCCCACCTTCCCCTGCCCCTTCTCGTCGTGGGCCATGAACCGGGCGGAGCGCTTGAGATACTTGCCGTAGCGCTCGTTCCGGACGACCCGCTCCACCTGGACCACGATCGTCTTCGTCATCT
The genomic region above belongs to Candidatus Polarisedimenticolia bacterium and contains:
- the rplX gene encoding 50S ribosomal protein L24; its protein translation is MPALFLKKEDKVRVLAGKDRGKTGRVLRVIPAKGRAVVEGVAFVKRHTRPNPSKNVKGGIVERESSIHLSNLKVVCSECGEPTRVGHTILEDGKKVRVCKKCKGILDK
- the rpsQ gene encoding 30S ribosomal protein S17; the encoded protein is MPEPRPAAEPAPHRGRRLLLEGVVVSDKMTKTIVVQVERVVRNERYGKYLKRSARFMAHDEKGQGKVGDRVTIVADRPRSARKRWSLRSVITRAERV
- the rplE gene encoding 50S ribosomal protein L5; protein product: MATARLKGRYDQEIVPTMIERFGYKNRMAVPRLSMIVLNMGVGDAVQNIKLLDNASEQLTLIAGQKAAVTRAKKSIANFKIRAGMPIGCQVTLRGARMYEFFDRLVSIALPRVRDFRGVSSRSFDGRGNYTLGVKDQLIFPEVNYQKVDRVRGVNVSIVTTARTDEEGKNLLTLLGLPFRKD
- the rpsH gene encoding 30S ribosomal protein S8, which produces MSMTDPIADMLTRIRNGVRARHPRVEIPHSNLKEHLAKILKKEGFVEAVAVVRPKEGFPVIRIALRYTPEGEPALAGLERVSRPGRRVYCAKDEIPPVLGGLGVAILSTSRGLMSGEECRRVGVGGEILCNIW
- a CDS encoding type Z 30S ribosomal protein S14, translating into MATAAMRAKQIRKPKFKVRRYNRCRHCGRPRGFLRKFGLCRICFRKLALEGMVPGVVKASW
- the rplF gene encoding 50S ribosomal protein L6; translation: MSRIGRQVIKVPKGVTIQVDGKGVLVGGAKAKLLTPLPPGITASLAGEELRVARDGDSKQKKALHGLIRALLANAVRGVTEGFTRELDIIGIGYRAAVAGKKLQLSLGYSHPVEFDIPEGIEIRVDKQTHLVVSGADRHVVGQVAANIRRLRLPEPYKGKGIRYTDEVIRRKAGKVGKTAAA
- the rplN gene encoding 50S ribosomal protein L14, with the translated sequence MIQMRTMLEVADNSGARRISCIHLRGRSVNLIGRIGDVITASVKEAVPEGNIKKGQVVRAVIVRMSKCQRRSDGTCIRFDENAAVLINDAGEPIGTRIFGPVARELREKNFMKILSLAPEVL